From Scatophagus argus isolate fScaArg1 chromosome 10, fScaArg1.pri, whole genome shotgun sequence, a single genomic window includes:
- the sgpl1 gene encoding sphingosine-1-phosphate lyase 1 isoform X2, with protein sequence MSSDSALEVYKEMVLLYLEEGRRQVNSRCAELEPWQIIGATVITTLGAIWIKGFLFQQESLTSRIKKQCFRLIRKIPFVGGAIQSQLNKALDDMSASLCTLKDGMSYTKQLPAKGLSQSQVLDKIREYETLNEVQWEKGCVSGAVYWGDESLTNLLVKVYGEFAWSNPLHPDIFPGVRKMEAEVVRMACTLFHGGPNSCGTVTSGGTESILMACKAYRDMAYERGVKYPEILAPVSVHAAFDKAAHYFGMKLVHIPLDKKTMKVDVKAMKRAISKNTAMLVCSAPQFPHGIVDPVEEVAKLAVRYNLPLHVDACLGGFLIVFMAKAGYPIAPFDFRLKGVTSISADTHKYGYAPKGSSVVLYSDKKYRHYQYFVAPDWQGGIYASPSIAGSRPGGIIAACWATMMHMGENGYINATKKIISTARKIKTEIRKIKGVFVFGDPEVSVVAIGSDVFDIFRLSNALTSKGWNLNTLQYPSSIHICCTVLHTQPGVADHFIRDVKEQVAIIMKNPKEKTTGKGAIYGMAQSIPDRSLVTEISRGFLDCLYSTEVPKSSNSHMNGNGKAH encoded by the exons ATGTCTTCTGAT AGTGCCTTGGAGGTGTATAAGGAGATGGTCCTGCTGTACCTGGAGGAGGGCCGGCGGCAGGTCAACTCTCGCTGTGCAGAGCTGGAGCCATGGCAGATCATCGGAGCCACGGTCATCACTACACTGGGAGCTATCTGGATCAAAGGCTTCCTCTTCCAGCAAGAAA GTCTCACATCCCGAATCAAGAAGCAGTGCTTTCGACTCATCAGAAAAATACCCTTTGTTGGGGGAGCA ATTCAGAGTCAGCTCAACAAGGCTTTAGATGACATGTCTGCCAGTCTGTGTACTCTGAAGGATGGGATGAGCTACACCAAACAGCTGCCTGCTAAAGGTCTCTCTCAGAGCCAAGTCCTGGACAAAATCAGAGAGTACGAGACTCTCA ATGAGGTGCAGTGGGAGAAAGGATGTGTTTCTGGTGCAGTGTACTGGGGCGATGAGTCACTGACCAATCTCCTGGTGAAG GTATATGGAGAGTTTGCATGGAGCAACCCACTTCATCCAGACATCTTTCCTGGCGTGAGAAAGATGGAGGCAGAGGTTGTGAGAATGGCTTGCACACTTTTCCATGGTGGACCTAACTCCTGTGGAACA GTTACCTCAGGAGGAACTGAGAGCATACTGATGGCCTGCAAGGCTTACAGGGACATGGCCTATGAACGTGGTGTCAAATACCCTGAAAT TCTTGCACCTGTGAGCGTCCACGCAGCCTTTGACAAAGCAGCTCATTACTTTGGGATGAAGCTTGTTCACATTCCCCTGGACAAGAAAACTATGAAAGTAGATGTGAAG gCTATGAAGAGAGCCATCAGCAAGAACACGGCCATGCTCGTGTGCTCAGCACCTCAGTTTCCTCATGGAATCGTGGATCCCGTTGAGGAAGTGGCAAAG CTGGCTGTACGCTACAACCTCCCGCTGCATGTGGATGCCTGTCTGGGAGGATTTCTCATAGTCTTCATGGCCAAGGCAGGTTATCCAATTGCCCCGTTTGACTTCAGGTTAAAAGGTGTTACCAGCATCTCTGCAGACACCCACAAG TATGGTTACGCCCCCAAAGGTTCCTCAGTGGTGCTCTACAGTGATAAAAAGTACCGTCACTACCAGTACTTCGTAGCTCCAGACTGGCAGGGAGGGATCTATGCCTCGCCCTCCATTGCAGGCTCCAGGCCAGGAGGAATCATTGCCGCCTGCTGGGCGACCATGATGCACATGGGAGAGAATGGATACATAAACGCCACAAAGAAGATCATCAGCACAGCACGCAAAATCAAAACGGA AATCCGCAAGAtaaaaggtgtgtttgtgtttggcgATCCAGAGGTGTCAGTGGTGGCAATAGGCTCAGATGTTTTCGATATTTTCCGTCTGTCTAATGCTCTGACATCAAAGGGCTGGAATCTGAACACGCTGCAGTACCCATCCAG CATCCACATTTGTTGCACAGTTCTGCACACACAGCCGGGTGTCGCTGATCATTTTATCCGAGATGTCAAAGAGCAGGTTGCCATCATCATGAAGAACCCCAAAGAGAAAACCACAGGAAAG GGAGCGATCTACGGCATGGCCCAGTCCATTCCAGACAGATCTTTGGTAACAGAGATCTCCCGAGGCTTCCTGGACTGTCTCTACAGCACTGAGGTGCCCAAGTCAAGCAACAGCCACATGAACGGTAACGGCAAGGCCCACTGA
- the sgpl1 gene encoding sphingosine-1-phosphate lyase 1 isoform X1, whose translation MDYWSALEVYKEMVLLYLEEGRRQVNSRCAELEPWQIIGATVITTLGAIWIKGFLFQQESLTSRIKKQCFRLIRKIPFVGGAIQSQLNKALDDMSASLCTLKDGMSYTKQLPAKGLSQSQVLDKIREYETLNEVQWEKGCVSGAVYWGDESLTNLLVKVYGEFAWSNPLHPDIFPGVRKMEAEVVRMACTLFHGGPNSCGTVTSGGTESILMACKAYRDMAYERGVKYPEILAPVSVHAAFDKAAHYFGMKLVHIPLDKKTMKVDVKAMKRAISKNTAMLVCSAPQFPHGIVDPVEEVAKLAVRYNLPLHVDACLGGFLIVFMAKAGYPIAPFDFRLKGVTSISADTHKYGYAPKGSSVVLYSDKKYRHYQYFVAPDWQGGIYASPSIAGSRPGGIIAACWATMMHMGENGYINATKKIISTARKIKTEIRKIKGVFVFGDPEVSVVAIGSDVFDIFRLSNALTSKGWNLNTLQYPSSIHICCTVLHTQPGVADHFIRDVKEQVAIIMKNPKEKTTGKGAIYGMAQSIPDRSLVTEISRGFLDCLYSTEVPKSSNSHMNGNGKAH comes from the exons ATGGATTACTGG AGTGCCTTGGAGGTGTATAAGGAGATGGTCCTGCTGTACCTGGAGGAGGGCCGGCGGCAGGTCAACTCTCGCTGTGCAGAGCTGGAGCCATGGCAGATCATCGGAGCCACGGTCATCACTACACTGGGAGCTATCTGGATCAAAGGCTTCCTCTTCCAGCAAGAAA GTCTCACATCCCGAATCAAGAAGCAGTGCTTTCGACTCATCAGAAAAATACCCTTTGTTGGGGGAGCA ATTCAGAGTCAGCTCAACAAGGCTTTAGATGACATGTCTGCCAGTCTGTGTACTCTGAAGGATGGGATGAGCTACACCAAACAGCTGCCTGCTAAAGGTCTCTCTCAGAGCCAAGTCCTGGACAAAATCAGAGAGTACGAGACTCTCA ATGAGGTGCAGTGGGAGAAAGGATGTGTTTCTGGTGCAGTGTACTGGGGCGATGAGTCACTGACCAATCTCCTGGTGAAG GTATATGGAGAGTTTGCATGGAGCAACCCACTTCATCCAGACATCTTTCCTGGCGTGAGAAAGATGGAGGCAGAGGTTGTGAGAATGGCTTGCACACTTTTCCATGGTGGACCTAACTCCTGTGGAACA GTTACCTCAGGAGGAACTGAGAGCATACTGATGGCCTGCAAGGCTTACAGGGACATGGCCTATGAACGTGGTGTCAAATACCCTGAAAT TCTTGCACCTGTGAGCGTCCACGCAGCCTTTGACAAAGCAGCTCATTACTTTGGGATGAAGCTTGTTCACATTCCCCTGGACAAGAAAACTATGAAAGTAGATGTGAAG gCTATGAAGAGAGCCATCAGCAAGAACACGGCCATGCTCGTGTGCTCAGCACCTCAGTTTCCTCATGGAATCGTGGATCCCGTTGAGGAAGTGGCAAAG CTGGCTGTACGCTACAACCTCCCGCTGCATGTGGATGCCTGTCTGGGAGGATTTCTCATAGTCTTCATGGCCAAGGCAGGTTATCCAATTGCCCCGTTTGACTTCAGGTTAAAAGGTGTTACCAGCATCTCTGCAGACACCCACAAG TATGGTTACGCCCCCAAAGGTTCCTCAGTGGTGCTCTACAGTGATAAAAAGTACCGTCACTACCAGTACTTCGTAGCTCCAGACTGGCAGGGAGGGATCTATGCCTCGCCCTCCATTGCAGGCTCCAGGCCAGGAGGAATCATTGCCGCCTGCTGGGCGACCATGATGCACATGGGAGAGAATGGATACATAAACGCCACAAAGAAGATCATCAGCACAGCACGCAAAATCAAAACGGA AATCCGCAAGAtaaaaggtgtgtttgtgtttggcgATCCAGAGGTGTCAGTGGTGGCAATAGGCTCAGATGTTTTCGATATTTTCCGTCTGTCTAATGCTCTGACATCAAAGGGCTGGAATCTGAACACGCTGCAGTACCCATCCAG CATCCACATTTGTTGCACAGTTCTGCACACACAGCCGGGTGTCGCTGATCATTTTATCCGAGATGTCAAAGAGCAGGTTGCCATCATCATGAAGAACCCCAAAGAGAAAACCACAGGAAAG GGAGCGATCTACGGCATGGCCCAGTCCATTCCAGACAGATCTTTGGTAACAGAGATCTCCCGAGGCTTCCTGGACTGTCTCTACAGCACTGAGGTGCCCAAGTCAAGCAACAGCCACATGAACGGTAACGGCAAGGCCCACTGA